From the Streptococcus sp. 29887 genome, one window contains:
- a CDS encoding mechanosensitive ion channel → MTTIIDSLFYPLLSALPGVIRMLVLVIIAFVLAGLLRKLTLAGLNKIQFSQKLQEWGVIKPEDNGQALIKTLGQLVYFLVILFFLPSILSGLNISSTVDPISSMFEKFFAFIPNMIAAGLIIFVGTFFCKFIKGLLTGVLERLDIDAWYTKVTGQEKLPFDSKQIISVLSTVVYVLIFIPILTLALETLGITSISQPIVTILNQVIGILPNVLVALILIAVGSFVAKLIGNLLENLLETAGINNYSKYLFAKEEANFELSAIITQVVRAIIIVFFFVQAIQVLNLEVFNSVGSALLAYLPSLISALAIVILAIIASNLVANFLQKVTDSPLVITIVRYLIIVFAVFMALDQLKFAQHIVQSTFTIILGALAVAFALAFGLGGRDFAARQLEKLEKKIDKE, encoded by the coding sequence ATGACTACTATAATCGATAGTTTATTCTATCCTTTGCTTTCTGCTTTGCCAGGCGTCATCCGTATGCTTGTCCTGGTTATCATTGCCTTTGTGTTGGCTGGTTTATTACGCAAGCTAACTCTAGCTGGTTTGAACAAAATCCAGTTCTCACAAAAATTACAAGAATGGGGTGTTATTAAGCCTGAAGATAATGGCCAAGCCCTCATCAAAACACTTGGTCAACTTGTTTACTTCCTTGTGATTCTCTTCTTCCTTCCATCTATCTTGTCTGGTTTGAATATCAGCAGCACGGTAGATCCAATCTCTAGCATGTTTGAGAAATTCTTTGCCTTTATTCCAAACATGATTGCAGCTGGTTTGATTATCTTTGTTGGAACTTTCTTCTGCAAATTTATCAAAGGTCTGTTGACTGGTGTCCTAGAACGTTTAGACATTGATGCATGGTATACTAAAGTTACTGGTCAGGAAAAATTGCCATTTGACAGCAAACAAATCATTTCTGTCCTATCAACTGTTGTCTATGTATTGATCTTCATTCCGATCTTAACCTTGGCTTTGGAAACACTTGGTATCACAAGTATTTCTCAACCAATCGTTACCATTCTTAATCAAGTGATCGGTATCCTACCAAATGTTTTGGTTGCCCTTATCTTGATTGCAGTTGGTAGCTTTGTAGCTAAATTGATTGGCAACCTTCTTGAAAATCTTCTTGAAACTGCCGGCATCAACAACTACTCTAAATACCTATTCGCTAAAGAAGAAGCTAACTTTGAATTGTCAGCTATCATTACTCAAGTCGTTCGTGCTATCATCATCGTTTTCTTCTTTGTCCAAGCTATCCAAGTATTGAACCTTGAAGTATTTAATTCTGTTGGTTCTGCCCTACTTGCTTATCTGCCATCACTTATCAGCGCTCTTGCTATTGTTATCTTGGCAATCATCGCAAGCAATCTAGTAGCTAACTTCCTACAAAAAGTTACGGATAGCCCTCTTGTTATCACCATTGTACGCTACTTGATTATCGTATTTGCAGTCTTCATGGCTCTCGATCAATTGAAGTTTGCACAACATATCGTTCAATCAACCTTCACAATTATTCTTGGTGCACTAGCAGTAGCCTTCGCCCTTGCCTTCGGTTTAGGTGGTCGTGACTTTGCTGCAAGACAACTTGAAAAATTAGAAAAGAAAATTGATAAAGAATAA
- the murD gene encoding UDP-N-acetylmuramoyl-L-alanine--D-glutamate ligase, whose amino-acid sequence MKMIDTFKNKKVLVLGLAKSGESAARLLDTLGAIVTVNDGKPFEENPTAQGLLEEGIRVVCGGHPLELLDEDFALMVKNPGIRYDNPMVEKALEKGIPVWTEVELAYLISDAPIIGITGSNGKTTTTTMIAEALNAGNKSAKLCGNIGYPACSVAQTATKDDTLVMELSSFQLMGTEAFHPNVAVITNLSANHIDYHGTYEEYVAAKWMLQRQMNEEDTIVLNFNQEEAKDLAQKTKAKVLPFSTKEVVDGAYLQDGKLYFKGEFIMDADQIGVPGTHNIENALATIAVAKLWGVANQAIQESLSAFGGVKHRLQLVGKIKGVTFYNDSKSTNILATQKALSGFDNSKVILIAGGLDRGNEFDELVPDLLGLKKMVILGQSAPRVQRAADKAGVPTLAAEDIADATRKAFEAAGEGDVVLLSPANASWDMYPNFEVRGDVFLQTYEELCN is encoded by the coding sequence ATGAAAATGATTGATACGTTTAAAAATAAAAAAGTTTTGGTGCTCGGTTTGGCTAAGTCGGGCGAATCGGCAGCTCGCCTATTGGATACCTTAGGGGCTATTGTAACAGTAAATGACGGTAAGCCATTTGAAGAAAATCCGACAGCTCAAGGACTTCTTGAGGAAGGAATTCGTGTGGTTTGTGGTGGCCATCCGCTGGAGTTGTTGGATGAGGATTTTGCTCTTATGGTTAAGAACCCAGGTATCCGCTATGATAATCCGATGGTTGAAAAAGCCCTTGAAAAAGGCATACCGGTCTGGACAGAAGTTGAATTGGCCTACCTGATTTCAGATGCTCCGATTATCGGAATTACAGGGTCAAATGGTAAGACAACAACCACAACCATGATTGCGGAAGCCCTAAATGCAGGAAATAAGTCTGCAAAATTATGTGGAAATATTGGCTATCCAGCCTGTTCTGTCGCGCAAACAGCGACCAAGGATGATACCTTGGTAATGGAGTTGTCCTCTTTCCAATTGATGGGAACAGAGGCTTTCCATCCAAATGTGGCAGTTATTACTAATTTGAGTGCCAACCATATTGACTATCATGGAACCTATGAAGAGTATGTAGCAGCCAAATGGATGCTTCAACGCCAGATGAACGAAGAAGATACGATTGTTCTGAACTTCAATCAAGAAGAAGCCAAGGATTTGGCTCAAAAAACCAAGGCTAAAGTTCTTCCGTTTTCAACCAAAGAAGTGGTGGATGGTGCCTATTTGCAAGATGGCAAACTCTATTTCAAGGGTGAGTTCATCATGGATGCAGACCAGATTGGTGTTCCAGGAACTCATAATATTGAGAATGCCTTGGCAACGATTGCTGTTGCTAAGTTGTGGGGAGTTGCTAACCAAGCTATTCAAGAAAGCTTGTCTGCCTTTGGTGGAGTGAAACACCGCTTGCAATTGGTTGGTAAAATCAAGGGAGTAACCTTCTATAACGATAGTAAATCGACCAATATTTTGGCGACCCAAAAAGCCTTGTCAGGTTTTGATAATAGTAAGGTAATCTTGATTGCTGGTGGTTTGGATAGAGGCAACGAATTTGATGAATTGGTTCCAGATTTGCTTGGTTTGAAGAAAATGGTTATTCTGGGTCAATCAGCCCCGCGTGTTCAGCGAGCAGCAGACAAGGCAGGAGTACCAACTCTTGCTGCAGAGGATATTGCGGACGCAACTCGGAAGGCCTTCGAAGCGGCAGGAGAAGGGGATGTTGTGCTCTTAAGCCCTGCTAATGCAAGTTGGGATATGTATCCAAACTTTGAAGTGCGTGGAGATGTTTTCTTGCAGACCTACGAGGAGTTATGTAACTAA
- a CDS encoding UDP-N-acetylglucosamine--N-acetylmuramyl-(pentapeptide) pyrophosphoryl-undecaprenol N-acetylglucosamine transferase, with protein sequence MKKIVFTGGGTVGHVTLNLLLIPRFIEDGWEVHYIGDGNGIEHEQIVKSDLDVRFHSIATGKLRRYFSFQNMLDVFKVGFGVLQSLAIIAKIRPQALFSKGGFVSVPPVIAGKLLGVPVFIHESDLSMGLANKIAYKFATTMYSTFEQPASLTKVKHVGAVTKVGQANDKVTPIQLPEILSHFDKSLPTLLFVGGSGGAKVFNDLISQHMVALTERFNIINLTGDSSLNRLDRNLYRVDYVTELYQPLMDLADVVITRGGSNTLFELIAMQQLHLIVPLGRQASRGDQIENALYAEKKGYSKQIDESQLTLENLLAEVENLLENKEFYKNNMANSKEIQSVDSFYNLLRDDMGR encoded by the coding sequence ATGAAAAAAATTGTTTTTACAGGTGGAGGTACTGTGGGTCACGTGACCCTCAACCTTCTCTTGATTCCCCGTTTTATTGAAGATGGCTGGGAAGTTCACTATATAGGTGATGGAAATGGAATTGAGCATGAGCAGATTGTAAAATCAGACTTAGATGTACGCTTCCATTCGATTGCTACAGGAAAATTACGACGCTATTTTTCTTTCCAGAATATGCTGGATGTATTTAAGGTTGGTTTTGGGGTGCTACAATCGTTAGCTATTATTGCTAAAATTAGACCCCAGGCCCTGTTCTCAAAAGGTGGTTTTGTATCAGTTCCGCCGGTCATTGCAGGCAAACTACTCGGTGTACCGGTTTTCATTCATGAGTCTGATTTGTCTATGGGTTTGGCCAATAAAATTGCCTACAAATTTGCAACAACCATGTATAGTACTTTTGAACAACCTGCTAGTTTGACCAAGGTCAAACATGTTGGCGCGGTTACAAAAGTGGGGCAAGCCAATGATAAAGTTACACCAATCCAGTTGCCAGAAATCCTTAGTCATTTTGACAAGTCCTTACCTACTCTCTTATTTGTAGGTGGTTCAGGAGGAGCTAAGGTATTTAATGATTTGATTAGTCAACATATGGTAGCCTTGACAGAACGGTTCAATATTATCAACTTGACAGGGGATAGTAGCCTTAACCGATTAGATAGAAACCTATATAGAGTTGACTATGTAACAGAACTATACCAGCCCTTGATGGATTTGGCGGATGTCGTTATTACCCGTGGTGGTTCCAATACCCTGTTTGAGTTGATTGCCATGCAACAACTTCACTTGATTGTACCCCTGGGACGTCAAGCTAGTCGAGGGGATCAGATAGAAAACGCTCTCTATGCGGAGAAAAAAGGGTATTCCAAACAAATTGATGAAAGTCAATTGACCTTGGAAAATCTACTAGCCGAAGTTGAAAATTTGTTGGAAAACAAGGAATTTTACAAAAATAATATGGCTAACTCTAAAGAAATCCAATCTGTAGATAGTTTTTACAATTTATTGCGGGATGATATGGGGAGGTAG
- a CDS encoding cell division protein FtsQ/DivIB: MTEKNDKEPTIHDQTDIEVPSMEASQEEKSAFFEQWKAKHQAYLASKVKADDSEEVPSIVQEKKKLFQGIKKPGKLSSVPKNKLEGKKIKQVEIPKKVIWKSVPILVVSLLLAALSLYFISPTSKAKDIVVKGQDKLTAEQVIKYSLISEKDYVLTTLLNASAYAENVKKNNPSVETSEISYQFPNQFTIRIKEYAIIGYIQQNNQLYPVLSSGNVGTEAVAADFLPETYTTIQLSDKNQVKQLAIALGEIEPTIREKIQTVSLTPSQVTADLLTFSMTDGNTVMVPLSELTEKLVYYDKIAAEAEGPITIDMEVGIYRYSSEI, from the coding sequence ATGACCGAAAAAAATGATAAGGAACCTACGATCCATGACCAGACAGACATAGAAGTTCCTTCTATGGAAGCTTCTCAGGAAGAAAAAAGTGCCTTTTTTGAACAGTGGAAGGCTAAGCATCAGGCCTATTTAGCAAGTAAGGTGAAAGCGGATGATAGTGAGGAAGTTCCTTCAATTGTTCAAGAGAAGAAAAAGCTTTTTCAGGGGATTAAGAAGCCTGGCAAGCTTAGCTCTGTTCCTAAGAATAAGTTGGAAGGAAAGAAGATTAAGCAAGTAGAAATACCTAAAAAAGTAATTTGGAAATCTGTCCCTATTTTAGTGGTCAGTTTATTACTTGCGGCCCTTTCTCTCTACTTCATTTCCCCAACTAGTAAGGCGAAAGACATCGTTGTCAAAGGTCAGGATAAGCTGACAGCTGAACAGGTCATCAAGTATAGTTTGATTTCTGAGAAGGACTATGTCTTGACTACCTTGTTGAATGCATCAGCTTACGCTGAGAATGTGAAAAAAAATAATCCATCTGTGGAAACTTCGGAGATTAGCTATCAGTTTCCAAACCAGTTCACTATCCGCATCAAAGAATACGCTATCATTGGCTATATTCAGCAGAATAATCAGCTATACCCTGTTCTATCTAGTGGTAATGTAGGCACTGAGGCAGTAGCAGCCGATTTCTTACCGGAAACCTATACGACCATTCAATTATCAGATAAAAATCAGGTAAAACAATTAGCCATTGCCCTTGGAGAGATTGAACCTACGATTAGGGAGAAAATCCAGACTGTAAGTTTAACTCCAAGTCAGGTAACAGCTGATTTATTAACATTCAGTATGACAGATGGAAATACAGTTATGGTGCCCCTTAGTGAATTGACTGAAAAACTTGTTTATTATGATAAAATTGCGGCAGAAGCAGAGGGACCAATAACAATTGATATGGAAGTTGGTATCTATCGCTATTCAAGTGAAATTTGA
- the ftsA gene encoding cell division protein FtsA gives MARNGFFTGLDIGTSSVKVLVAEYNENEMNVIGVSNVKSAGVKDGIIVNIEVAAGAIKKAIEQAEEKSGLRIESINVGLPANLLQIEPTQGMIPVTTDSQEITDVDVENVVKSALTKSMTPEREVISFIPEEFTVDGFQGIKDPRGMMGIRLEMRGMLYTGPRTILHNLRKTVERAGVQVENVVISPLALTRSVLNEGEREFGATVIDLGGGQTTVAVMRGQELQYTNIYQEGGDYITNDISKVLTTSKSIAENLKYNYGIAFPQEASDKEKFTVEVIGENAPVEVTERYLSEVIAARLRQIFERVKQDLERTRALDLPGGIVLVGGGAILPGITDLAQEVFGVHTKLFVPNQIGIRNPAFASVISLVEYVGELEDVEKIAQYAVNGETMLRHKPIDVSLPRPRVSQPIQKEIVKELNVVESEETSIPIYNNEVNEERSANKGNITERIRGLFGSMFE, from the coding sequence ATGGCTAGAAACGGCTTTTTTACGGGATTAGATATTGGTACAAGCTCCGTTAAAGTCTTGGTTGCAGAATATAATGAAAATGAAATGAACGTGATTGGTGTCAGCAATGTGAAAAGTGCTGGTGTCAAGGATGGGATTATTGTCAATATTGAGGTTGCTGCTGGTGCGATAAAAAAAGCTATCGAGCAGGCGGAAGAAAAGTCAGGTTTGCGTATTGAGTCAATTAACGTTGGTTTGCCTGCAAATCTACTTCAAATCGAGCCAACTCAAGGCATGATTCCTGTCACAACGGATTCTCAAGAAATTACAGACGTAGATGTAGAAAATGTTGTGAAGTCAGCATTGACTAAGAGCATGACCCCAGAACGTGAAGTAATTTCATTTATTCCAGAGGAATTCACAGTTGATGGTTTCCAAGGAATTAAAGATCCTCGTGGCATGATGGGTATTCGTTTGGAGATGCGTGGGATGCTCTATACTGGTCCACGTACCATCCTTCACAACCTTCGTAAAACGGTTGAACGTGCAGGTGTACAGGTTGAGAATGTTGTCATTTCTCCCCTTGCCTTGACCCGTTCTGTATTGAATGAGGGAGAGCGTGAATTTGGTGCAACAGTGATTGATCTCGGTGGTGGTCAAACAACCGTAGCAGTCATGCGTGGTCAGGAATTGCAATATACCAATATCTACCAAGAAGGCGGAGATTACATCACCAATGACATTTCTAAAGTCTTGACAACTTCAAAGAGCATTGCTGAGAATTTGAAATACAATTATGGCATTGCCTTCCCACAAGAAGCAAGTGATAAGGAAAAATTTACAGTTGAGGTTATTGGTGAGAATGCGCCTGTAGAAGTAACAGAACGCTACCTATCAGAAGTGATTGCAGCTCGCCTTCGCCAAATCTTTGAGCGAGTGAAACAGGACTTAGAAAGAACACGGGCCTTGGACTTGCCAGGTGGCATTGTTCTTGTAGGTGGCGGTGCTATCTTGCCAGGTATTACTGACTTGGCACAAGAGGTCTTCGGTGTTCATACCAAACTCTTCGTTCCAAATCAAATCGGTATCCGTAATCCAGCCTTTGCAAGTGTGATTAGCCTTGTAGAATACGTGGGTGAACTAGAGGACGTTGAGAAAATTGCTCAATATGCAGTAAATGGTGAAACCATGTTAAGACACAAACCAATAGATGTTAGCCTTCCACGTCCTCGTGTTAGCCAACCAATCCAAAAGGAAATTGTTAAGGAATTGAATGTGGTTGAAAGTGAAGAAACATCTATTCCTATTTACAATAACGAAGTGAATGAGGAACGTTCAGCAAACAAAGGCAATATTACAGAGCGTATCCGTGGTTTGTTCGGTAGTATGTTTGAATAA
- the ftsZ gene encoding cell division protein FtsZ has translation MAFSFEAAASHGAVIKVIGVGGGGGNAINRMIEEGVAGVEFIAANTDVQALSSSKAETVIQLGPKLTRGLGAGGQPEVGRKAAEESEEVLTNVLTGADMVFITAGMGGGSGTGAAPVIARIAKNLGALTVAVVTRPFGFEGNKRGNFAIEGIEGLREQVDTLLIISNNNLLEIVDKKTPLLEALSEADNVLRQGVQGITDLITNPGLINLDFADVKTVMENKGNALMGIGIGTGEDRVIEAARKAIYSPLLETTIDGAEDVIVNVTGGYDMTLTEAEDASEIVHQAAGQGVNIWLGTSIDETMKDEIRVTVVATGVRQDAAEKAVRHRTETVTPRQTQRFDYPVAPATAPVRTAVAQVETPKASAFGEWDLRRENLIRPTDTEPASTVAVEKFSMEHDEDELDTPPFFRNR, from the coding sequence ATGGCATTTTCATTTGAAGCAGCAGCAAGTCATGGTGCTGTCATTAAAGTAATCGGTGTCGGCGGTGGCGGTGGTAACGCTATCAACCGTATGATTGAAGAAGGTGTAGCAGGTGTTGAGTTTATCGCAGCCAACACAGATGTGCAAGCTTTGAGTAGTTCAAAAGCGGAAACGGTTATTCAGTTGGGTCCAAAATTAACCCGCGGTCTAGGTGCTGGGGGTCAGCCTGAAGTTGGTCGTAAGGCAGCTGAGGAAAGCGAAGAAGTCTTGACCAATGTTCTTACAGGAGCTGACATGGTCTTCATCACTGCTGGTATGGGCGGTGGATCAGGTACAGGTGCAGCACCAGTTATCGCACGTATTGCCAAAAATTTGGGTGCATTGACAGTAGCTGTTGTAACACGTCCATTTGGTTTTGAAGGAAACAAACGTGGCAACTTTGCCATCGAAGGTATTGAAGGACTTCGCGAACAAGTCGACACACTTTTGATTATTTCAAATAACAATCTTCTTGAAATTGTTGACAAGAAGACACCTCTTTTGGAAGCTTTGAGTGAAGCTGATAATGTTCTTCGTCAGGGTGTTCAAGGCATTACAGACTTGATTACCAATCCTGGTTTGATTAACTTGGACTTTGCGGATGTGAAGACTGTTATGGAAAACAAGGGCAATGCTCTTATGGGTATTGGTATCGGTACTGGTGAAGACCGTGTTATTGAAGCCGCTCGTAAAGCAATTTACTCACCACTTCTTGAAACAACTATCGATGGTGCGGAAGATGTTATTGTCAACGTTACAGGTGGCTATGATATGACTTTGACGGAAGCAGAGGATGCATCTGAGATTGTTCATCAAGCAGCTGGTCAAGGAGTGAATATCTGGTTGGGAACATCTATTGACGAGACCATGAAGGATGAAATCCGCGTAACCGTTGTGGCGACAGGTGTTCGTCAGGATGCGGCTGAAAAAGCTGTCCGTCATCGTACAGAAACTGTTACACCACGTCAGACACAACGTTTTGATTATCCAGTAGCTCCAGCAACGGCTCCCGTTCGCACTGCAGTAGCTCAGGTAGAAACGCCAAAAGCTTCAGCATTTGGTGAATGGGACTTACGTCGAGAAAATCTAATCCGTCCCACTGATACAGAACCAGCTTCAACAGTAGCTGTTGAAAAGTTTTCAATGGAGCATGATGAAGATGAGTTGGATACCCCACCATTCTTCAGAAACCGTTAA